The Saccharomonospora glauca K62 genome has a segment encoding these proteins:
- a CDS encoding Gfo/Idh/MocA family protein, with product MSDLFRLPLATKGDRSRSATKLRAAVVGLGKQALEDHVPGLLGSDAAELVAICDENDAVLREQQYRLQVNGYANVEAMFDAEQLDFVVVCVPHDAGRQIIEAAASRGIHVLKEKPFATTLSEAKELAKECERAGIHLMVTLQRRFNPIYTSFHQLADQIGTPFVVDAAYTLHIADPSEGWRGHVNRAGGGCVIDMGYHLVDMLLWYFGLPDRILADMSINARPDRDYDAEDTALIHFSYDSGLYGSLLLSRFIGPKTEQIRLVGSKGIVHLERGRIQRLTNDGEVVESLAREQAWPSAAVSQVNHFCRVVEGLRPNVSGPRENLAHLSFIQGCYESARTRTHVNPKEL from the coding sequence ATGAGTGACTTGTTCCGACTTCCGCTCGCCACCAAGGGAGACCGGTCGAGAAGCGCTACGAAACTTCGAGCAGCTGTGGTCGGGCTCGGTAAGCAAGCACTTGAGGACCATGTACCGGGCCTGCTGGGCTCGGACGCGGCAGAGCTGGTCGCGATCTGCGACGAGAACGACGCGGTCCTGCGCGAGCAGCAGTACAGGCTCCAGGTCAACGGCTACGCCAACGTGGAGGCGATGTTCGACGCTGAACAGCTCGACTTCGTCGTCGTGTGTGTCCCGCACGATGCTGGACGGCAGATCATCGAGGCCGCGGCCAGCCGAGGAATTCATGTGCTCAAGGAAAAGCCCTTCGCAACGACCTTGTCCGAGGCCAAGGAGCTCGCGAAGGAATGTGAGCGCGCCGGCATTCATCTCATGGTGACGCTTCAGCGGCGGTTCAATCCCATCTATACGAGTTTCCACCAACTCGCGGACCAGATCGGCACCCCGTTCGTGGTCGATGCGGCGTACACACTGCACATCGCCGACCCGTCCGAAGGTTGGCGCGGCCATGTCAACCGAGCGGGCGGCGGGTGCGTGATCGACATGGGCTATCACCTGGTCGACATGCTGCTGTGGTACTTCGGTCTCCCCGACCGAATCCTCGCGGACATGTCGATCAACGCGCGTCCGGACCGTGACTACGACGCCGAGGACACCGCTCTCATCCACTTCTCCTACGACAGCGGCCTCTACGGATCACTCCTGCTGTCCCGGTTCATCGGGCCGAAGACCGAACAGATCAGGCTCGTCGGCTCGAAAGGGATCGTGCACCTCGAACGCGGACGTATCCAGCGGCTCACCAACGACGGCGAGGTCGTGGAGTCACTGGCACGCGAGCAAGCGTGGCCATCGGCGGCCGTGTCCCAGGTCAACCACTTCTGCCGTGTCGTGGAGGGGCTGCGACCGAACGTCAGCGGCCCTCGCGAAAACCTCGCCCACCTGAGTTTCATCCAGGGCTGTTACGAGTCCGCCCGCACCCGAACCCACGTGAACCCGAAGGAGCTGTGA
- a CDS encoding DegT/DnrJ/EryC1/StrS family aminotransferase, whose product MKALAVNGGTPVITEPGPHFTWPPITPNTTKAVLDQLETSVSIYDRSGVIAELEDALKDYFGVRHAVLTSSGTAAIHSAYAAAYVEPGDEVIVPAYTFLATATPLLHLGAIPVLADSDETGNVSVADVEERITDKTTAIMATHLWGLPTAVDQLRQLADEHGLLLLEDASHAHGAIVADRKVGTFGHIAAFSMNGPKPVERTALTGIVTHTSTGVAGAGGRELYGGRCYLWRRLAVWCGGLLRRAPYACGGVVTGSRHRGSPRPAAPPRYGPRQRASSRTPVTTRAMVLTASSAT is encoded by the coding sequence GTGAAGGCGCTCGCCGTCAACGGTGGCACACCGGTGATCACGGAGCCGGGACCCCATTTCACCTGGCCGCCGATCACCCCGAACACCACCAAGGCAGTACTCGACCAGCTGGAGACCTCCGTCTCCATCTACGACCGCTCAGGCGTTATCGCCGAGCTGGAGGACGCGCTCAAGGACTACTTCGGCGTGCGCCATGCGGTACTCACCAGCTCCGGGACCGCGGCGATCCACTCGGCCTACGCGGCCGCTTACGTCGAGCCCGGCGACGAGGTGATCGTCCCCGCCTACACGTTCCTCGCCACTGCGACGCCGCTGTTGCACCTGGGTGCGATCCCCGTACTCGCCGACAGCGACGAGACGGGCAACGTCTCGGTGGCAGACGTCGAGGAACGCATCACCGACAAGACGACAGCGATCATGGCGACCCACCTCTGGGGCCTTCCCACGGCGGTCGACCAGCTGCGCCAGCTGGCGGACGAACACGGTCTGCTCCTTCTCGAGGATGCCTCCCACGCTCACGGCGCGATCGTGGCGGACCGGAAGGTCGGCACGTTCGGTCACATCGCCGCCTTCTCGATGAACGGGCCGAAGCCGGTCGAACGAACTGCGCTGACCGGCATAGTCACGCATACTTCGACGGGCGTGGCAGGAGCCGGTGGCCGGGAGCTTTACGGCGGTCGGTGCTACCTGTGGCGGAGGCTGGCCGTGTGGTGTGGGGGTTTGCTTCGCCGAGCACCGTATGCCTGCGGCGGTGTCGTCACCGGTAGCCGGCACCGTGGCAGCCCGCGCCCTGCGGCGCCACCGCGGTACGGGCCGCGTCAGAGAGCCAGCAGCAGGACGCCGGTCACCACGAGGGCGATGGTCTTGACCGCTTCGAGCGCCACGTAG